The following proteins are encoded in a genomic region of Astatotilapia calliptera chromosome 22, fAstCal1.2, whole genome shotgun sequence:
- the rpl30 gene encoding 60S ribosomal protein L30 produces MVAAKKTKKSMESINSRLQLVMKSGKYVLGYKQSQKMIRQGKAKLVILANNCPALRKSEIEYYAMLAKTGVHHYSGNNIELGTACGKYYRVCTLAIIDPGDSDIIRSMPEQQQPAQ; encoded by the exons ATGGTGGCCGCAAAGAAGACG aaAAAGTCTATGGAGTCCATCAACTCCCGTCTCCAGCTGGTGATGAAAAGCGGAAAATACGTCCTGGGCTACAAACAGTCCCAGAAGATGATCCGTCAGGGAAAAGCCAAGTTGGTTATCCTGGCCAACAACTGCCCAGCTCTCAG GAAATCTGAGATTGAATACTATGCTATGCTGGCCAAGACTGGTGTCCACCATTACAGTGGAAACAACATCGAGTTGGGCACAGCCTGCGGCAAATACTACAGGGTGTGCACACTGGCTATCATCGACCCTG GCGATTCTGACATCATCAGGAGCATGCCGGAACAGCAGCAGCCTGCTCAGTAG